A genomic stretch from Bacillus sp. E(2018) includes:
- the deoC gene encoding deoxyribose-phosphate aldolase, whose translation MSNLNVARMIDHTALKAETSKKEILTLCEEAKKYNFFSVCVNPTWVYTAFEQLKDSDVAVCTVIGFPLGANTPEVKAFETKNAIENGATEVDMVINIGALKDGNYELVEQDVRAVVEAAKGKALTKAIIETSLLSNEEKVKACEIAVKAGIDFVKTSTGFSTGGATVEDIKLMRETVGPNIGVKASGAVRDRETALAMIEAGATRIGASAGIAIVEGGTSTSDY comes from the coding sequence ATGAGCAATTTAAACGTTGCAAGAATGATCGATCACACAGCATTAAAAGCTGAAACTTCAAAGAAAGAAATCTTAACTCTTTGTGAGGAAGCTAAAAAATATAATTTCTTTTCTGTTTGTGTTAATCCAACTTGGGTATATACAGCATTCGAACAACTAAAAGATTCAGATGTAGCAGTTTGTACGGTAATTGGTTTCCCGTTAGGTGCAAACACTCCTGAAGTTAAAGCGTTTGAAACAAAGAATGCGATTGAAAATGGTGCAACTGAAGTAGATATGGTCATCAACATCGGTGCATTAAAAGATGGCAACTACGAGCTTGTGGAACAAGATGTTCGTGCAGTTGTTGAAGCAGCAAAAGGCAAAGCTTTAACAAAAGCGATTATTGAAACTTCTCTTCTTTCAAACGAAGAAAAAGTTAAAGCTTGCGAGATCGCTGTTAAAGCAGGTATCGATTTTGTTAAAACATCAACAGGCTTCTCTACTGGTGGAGCAACTGTAGAAGATATTAAATTAATGCGTGAAACGGTTGGTCCTAACATCGGTGTTAAAGCATCAGGTGCAGTACGTGACCGCGAGACTGCATTAGCTATGATTGAAGCGGGTGCTACACGTATTGGAGCAAGCGCTGGAATCGCTATTGTTGAAGGCGGAACATCTACTTCAGATTATTAA
- the yqfC gene encoding sporulation protein YqfC, with protein sequence MGKLRQQVNKWMMQNLELPADVVMDLPRITMIGQLHIYIENHRGVKAFSNEQLTLKLKQGVLHIKGSEFVIKTILPEEILLEGTISSVDFENE encoded by the coding sequence ATGGGCAAATTACGGCAGCAAGTAAACAAATGGATGATGCAAAACCTTGAGCTACCAGCAGATGTAGTGATGGATTTACCCCGGATTACAATGATTGGACAACTGCACATCTATATTGAGAATCATAGAGGTGTTAAGGCCTTCTCGAATGAACAGCTCACACTCAAATTAAAACAAGGCGTGCTTCATATAAAGGGAAGTGAGTTTGTTATTAAAACGATCTTACCTGAAGAAATTTTGTTAGAAGGTACTATTTCTTCAGTCGACTTTGAAAACGAATAA
- the floA gene encoding flotillin-like protein FloA (flotillin-like protein involved in membrane lipid rafts), with translation MLEFGSIASIVVIGLIVIALAVLFTFVPVMLWISALAAGVRVGIFTLVGMRLRRVIPNRVINPLIKAVKAGLDLSTNQLESHYLAGGNVDRVVNALIAAHRANIELSFERAAAIDLAGRDVLEAVQMSVNPKVIETPFIAGVALDGIEVKAKARITVRANIDRLVGGAGEETIIARVGEGIVSTIGSSATHKKVLENPDLISQTVLSKGLDAGTAFEILSIDIADIDIGKNIGAELQTDQAMADKNIAQAKAEERRAMAVAKEQEMKARVQEMRAKVVEAEAEVPMALAEALRSGNMGFMDYMNMKNIMADTTMRESISKSSNPDKENDDKGRKL, from the coding sequence ATGTTAGAATTCGGATCGATCGCCAGTATTGTCGTTATAGGGTTGATTGTAATCGCTTTAGCTGTATTATTTACGTTTGTACCCGTCATGTTATGGATTTCTGCTTTAGCAGCAGGAGTAAGAGTGGGAATCTTTACATTGGTTGGTATGAGATTAAGAAGAGTTATTCCGAACCGTGTTATTAATCCATTGATTAAAGCTGTAAAAGCGGGACTTGATTTAAGTACGAACCAGCTGGAAAGTCATTATCTAGCTGGGGGAAATGTTGACAGAGTAGTTAATGCATTGATTGCAGCGCATCGTGCAAATATTGAACTTAGTTTTGAGCGAGCAGCAGCGATTGATCTTGCGGGACGTGATGTACTCGAAGCTGTTCAGATGAGTGTAAATCCTAAAGTAATAGAAACACCTTTTATCGCCGGTGTAGCATTAGATGGGATTGAAGTTAAAGCGAAAGCTAGAATAACTGTTCGTGCAAATATAGATCGACTAGTAGGTGGAGCTGGTGAAGAAACGATAATCGCCCGTGTCGGGGAAGGAATTGTTAGCACGATTGGTTCTTCTGCAACACATAAGAAAGTACTTGAGAATCCAGATTTGATCTCACAAACCGTATTATCAAAAGGGCTAGATGCTGGAACGGCTTTTGAGATTCTATCTATTGATATTGCAGACATCGATATTGGCAAGAACATCGGAGCAGAACTTCAAACAGATCAAGCGATGGCTGATAAGAATATCGCTCAGGCAAAAGCAGAAGAAAGACGTGCGATGGCTGTAGCGAAAGAACAAGAGATGAAAGCGAGAGTTCAAGAGATGAGAGCGAAAGTTGTAGAAGCAGAAGCAGAGGTGCCAATGGCATTAGCGGAAGCTCTACGTTCTGGAAACATGGGTTTTATGGATTATATGAACATGAAGAACATTATGGCAGACACTACGATGCGTGAATCGATCAGTAAATCATCAAACCCTGATAAAGAGAACGATGATAAAGGACGGAAGTTGTAA
- the mtaB gene encoding tRNA (N(6)-L-threonylcarbamoyladenosine(37)-C(2))-methylthiotransferase MtaB, giving the protein MPSVAFHTLGCKVNHYETEAIWQLFQAEGYERTDFDSTADVYVINTCTVTNTGDKKSRQVIRRAIRKNPDAVICVTGCYAQTSPAEIMAIPGVDVVVGTQDRSKMLTYIQQYKEERMPINGVSNIMKARVYEELDVPAFTDRTRASLKIQEGCNNFCTFCIIPWARGLLRSRKPDDVLSQAQQLVDSGYKEIVLTGIHTAGYGEDMKDYSFAKLLDDLDKNISGLKRIRISSIEASQISDEVIEVMGRSDKVVPHLHIPLQSGSNTVLQRMRRKYSMEMFGERLDRLKEALPGLAITSDVIVGFPGETEEEFMETYRFIEKHKFMELHVFPYSKRTGTPAAKMEDQVPEDIKNERVHKLIALSDQLAKEYASDYEDTVVEVIPEEAFKEDSTNKLYVGYTPNYLKVLFEGNEDMIGKLVKVKITEAGYPYNKGVFVKQEMEEILKQAVSS; this is encoded by the coding sequence ATGCCATCCGTTGCATTTCATACATTAGGTTGTAAAGTAAATCATTATGAGACTGAAGCGATCTGGCAGCTTTTCCAAGCTGAAGGATATGAACGTACAGATTTTGATAGTACAGCTGACGTTTATGTGATCAATACATGTACCGTAACGAATACGGGAGATAAAAAGAGCAGACAAGTTATACGAAGAGCTATTCGGAAGAATCCGGACGCTGTTATTTGTGTAACAGGTTGCTACGCTCAAACATCGCCTGCAGAGATTATGGCGATTCCAGGGGTAGACGTTGTAGTCGGTACACAAGACCGTTCTAAGATGCTTACTTACATTCAACAATATAAAGAAGAACGTATGCCTATTAATGGTGTGTCGAACATCATGAAAGCACGAGTGTATGAGGAGTTAGATGTTCCTGCATTTACAGATCGAACACGTGCATCGCTCAAGATACAAGAAGGATGCAATAATTTCTGTACGTTCTGTATTATTCCTTGGGCGAGAGGCCTTCTTCGTTCTCGGAAACCTGATGATGTACTTTCTCAAGCTCAGCAGCTTGTAGACTCTGGATACAAAGAAATCGTTCTAACTGGCATTCATACTGCTGGGTACGGGGAAGATATGAAAGACTATTCTTTTGCGAAGTTGTTGGATGATCTAGATAAGAACATCTCTGGTTTAAAACGAATCCGTATCTCATCCATTGAGGCTAGTCAGATCTCAGATGAAGTGATTGAAGTTATGGGTAGATCAGACAAAGTAGTGCCTCATCTGCACATACCTCTACAATCAGGGTCAAACACTGTGCTTCAACGAATGAGACGAAAGTATTCGATGGAAATGTTTGGCGAAAGATTGGATCGACTAAAAGAAGCACTTCCAGGACTTGCGATTACATCAGATGTTATTGTAGGTTTTCCAGGTGAAACAGAGGAAGAGTTCATGGAGACGTATCGTTTTATCGAGAAACATAAATTTATGGAACTTCATGTTTTCCCTTACTCTAAGCGGACTGGTACACCAGCTGCAAAGATGGAAGATCAAGTCCCAGAAGATATTAAAAATGAACGCGTCCACAAGCTTATAGCTCTATCTGATCAACTAGCTAAAGAATATGCATCCGACTATGAAGATACGGTTGTGGAAGTAATTCCTGAAGAGGCATTCAAAGAAGATTCTACAAACAAATTATATGTTGGATATACACCGAACTATCTTAAAGTTTTGTTTGAAGGAAACGAAGATATGATAGGTAAATTGGTTAAAGTGAAAATCACCGAAGCTGGGTATCCTTATAATAAAGGTGTATTTGTAAAACAAGAAATGGAAGAAATCCTAAAACAAGCTGTTTCAAGCTAA
- the yqfD gene encoding sporulation protein YqfD — protein sequence MKTKWNHLKGYVRVEIIGQDSSSFINTCIQSGIGIWDIQPLDNNRALVSISVSDVQRARGILKENNLKIRIKEKKGTPFLLKKMWKRNGFILGMLSFICLLFLLSNMIWNINVTGANPKTEYELRKAAVELGVTKGKFIFLLPNVREIQRDLTEKMDNVTWIGVTQHGTSYRFEVVEKEIPEAKQVTGPRHLVATKEAVIHSVFVEKGQPIVGVNDYVKKGSLLVSGLIGKEKKPQLVSARGEIWGEVWYQTEVEVPLNTSFQTYTGKSKNRHYVSLFGLNVPVYGFSEGEFKDKTETLNESPLYLAKWKMPFSYIKKEIRETDGVKRSYSKAEAIEVGKKMAKKELSKKLPDDAKINGEKVWQQNVSNGKVKLTMLYQVIENIASAQPIPIQQGE from the coding sequence ATGAAAACCAAATGGAACCATTTGAAAGGGTATGTAAGGGTAGAAATTATTGGACAAGATTCAAGTTCTTTTATTAATACGTGCATTCAATCTGGAATTGGAATATGGGATATCCAGCCTCTAGACAACAACCGCGCGCTCGTCTCTATATCTGTTTCAGACGTACAAAGAGCAAGGGGGATATTAAAAGAAAACAACTTGAAGATCAGGATTAAAGAAAAGAAGGGGACACCGTTTCTTCTAAAGAAAATGTGGAAGAGAAACGGTTTTATCCTCGGTATGCTGTCGTTTATTTGCCTTTTATTTTTATTATCTAATATGATTTGGAATATAAATGTTACGGGGGCAAATCCTAAGACAGAATACGAGTTAAGAAAAGCTGCTGTAGAACTTGGAGTAACTAAAGGAAAGTTTATCTTTTTGTTACCGAATGTTAGAGAGATACAGCGAGATCTAACAGAGAAGATGGATAACGTTACTTGGATCGGTGTAACTCAACATGGTACTTCTTACCGATTTGAAGTGGTCGAAAAAGAGATTCCAGAAGCAAAGCAAGTTACAGGACCGAGACATCTGGTCGCTACTAAGGAAGCTGTGATTCACTCCGTATTCGTCGAAAAGGGACAACCTATTGTAGGGGTTAACGACTATGTTAAGAAAGGATCGTTGTTAGTCTCAGGACTGATCGGAAAAGAAAAAAAACCGCAGCTTGTAAGTGCGAGAGGGGAAATTTGGGGAGAAGTCTGGTACCAAACAGAGGTTGAGGTCCCCTTAAATACTTCCTTTCAAACCTACACCGGTAAATCTAAAAATAGGCATTATGTTTCACTATTTGGTTTAAATGTTCCTGTTTATGGATTTTCAGAAGGAGAATTTAAAGATAAAACGGAAACACTAAATGAATCACCTCTTTATCTAGCAAAATGGAAAATGCCGTTTTCTTATATAAAGAAAGAGATCAGGGAAACGGACGGAGTAAAACGTTCTTATAGTAAAGCCGAGGCAATTGAAGTAGGAAAAAAGATGGCAAAGAAAGAACTTTCAAAAAAATTACCCGATGATGCAAAAATTAATGGTGAAAAAGTTTGGCAACAAAACG
- a CDS encoding 16S rRNA (uracil(1498)-N(3))-methyltransferase, producing the protein MQRYFVSTENWKDDAVTITGDDAKHILKVMRMQVGDDFICCDNKGRTSLCEIIEVDGNEVETKIIKDIETNAELPVFVTIAQGLPKGDKLEYIIQKGTELGAFSFFPFAADRSVVKWDDKKAVKKKERLEKIAKEAAEQSHRNRVPEILNPGSFSDLLKMAEQYKIKIVAFEEEAKQNEISNFASALRTAEIGDSILCVIGPEGGISEKEAVLLNDHGFLLCGLGPRILRTETAPLYLLSAISYYFELKG; encoded by the coding sequence ATGCAAAGGTACTTTGTTTCAACAGAAAACTGGAAAGATGATGCTGTTACGATTACAGGGGATGATGCCAAGCACATCTTGAAGGTGATGAGAATGCAGGTAGGAGACGATTTCATCTGCTGTGATAACAAAGGTCGTACATCTTTGTGTGAAATCATAGAGGTTGACGGTAACGAAGTAGAGACGAAGATCATAAAAGATATTGAAACAAATGCTGAGCTTCCTGTCTTTGTTACCATTGCTCAAGGACTGCCAAAAGGGGATAAGTTAGAATATATTATCCAAAAAGGTACCGAACTCGGGGCTTTTTCCTTTTTTCCATTTGCGGCTGACCGTTCTGTTGTAAAATGGGATGACAAAAAAGCGGTAAAGAAAAAAGAAAGACTTGAAAAAATTGCAAAAGAAGCAGCAGAACAATCACATAGAAACCGGGTTCCGGAAATTTTGAATCCTGGTTCTTTTTCTGATTTGCTAAAAATGGCAGAACAGTATAAGATAAAAATCGTTGCGTTTGAGGAAGAAGCAAAACAGAACGAAATTTCTAACTTTGCTTCTGCTTTACGCACAGCCGAAATAGGAGACTCAATTCTATGTGTGATCGGTCCAGAAGGCGGCATCAGTGAGAAAGAAGCAGTCTTGCTAAATGATCATGGATTTTTATTGTGCGGGCTGGGTCCAAGAATTTTAAGGACTGAAACAGCACCATTGTACTTGTTATCAGCTATTTCTTATTATTTTGAATTAAAGGGGTGA
- a CDS encoding nodulation protein NfeD has protein sequence MKQVRLFIYMLCVIWGIYGVLSTSLVFSAGKGKTVTFIPVEHEVERGLEAFLDRSIHKAEKDGTDHIVLEIYTPGGRVDAALHIAKVMRETEIPITAYVVKNAFSAGAYIALNADQIVMKPSTTIGSAAVIDSQGNTAGQKAESAWKAEMLAAAELNERTPVYAEAMVDPDVEIPELGLEKGELLTLTASEALKVGYAEKIAEDRQELLAYLNLEEAKILESNPTLADKIARFVTNPVVVPILLSLGSLGLVLELYTPGFGIAGSIGALSLLLFFYGHMIAGLAGWEAIILFGVGLILLILELFLPGGIIGILGVLAVLTGLIMAGGSLTGILVAIAIAIVVTIIGSYFFLRSFGYNGSLKKLVLFDSTSSEKGYLSHKEREDLTGRIGVTATTLRPSGSLRLDDEFIDVVTEGSYIEKGTPVKIIKASGGRVVVRAIEKNE, from the coding sequence GTGAAACAGGTTCGATTGTTCATCTATATGCTTTGTGTGATTTGGGGTATTTATGGTGTACTTTCAACTTCACTAGTATTTTCAGCAGGTAAAGGTAAGACAGTTACGTTCATACCTGTAGAACATGAAGTTGAAAGAGGCCTTGAAGCATTCTTAGATCGAAGTATCCATAAAGCGGAAAAAGATGGAACTGATCATATCGTTCTAGAGATTTATACTCCTGGTGGCCGAGTAGATGCTGCACTACATATCGCAAAAGTCATGAGAGAAACAGAAATTCCAATCACAGCCTATGTGGTTAAAAACGCTTTTTCAGCAGGAGCCTATATCGCTTTAAATGCAGATCAGATTGTTATGAAGCCATCCACAACGATTGGATCTGCCGCAGTGATCGACAGTCAAGGAAATACCGCCGGACAAAAAGCAGAATCTGCATGGAAAGCAGAGATGCTTGCAGCAGCAGAGCTGAATGAAAGAACTCCAGTGTACGCTGAAGCGATGGTAGACCCAGACGTTGAGATTCCTGAATTGGGTTTAGAAAAAGGTGAGTTGCTTACTCTAACTGCAAGTGAAGCATTAAAAGTAGGGTATGCAGAAAAAATTGCAGAAGATCGTCAAGAACTGCTCGCGTATCTGAACTTGGAAGAAGCAAAGATCTTAGAATCCAATCCTACTCTTGCTGATAAGATCGCGCGCTTTGTTACAAACCCTGTTGTCGTGCCGATTCTTTTATCTTTAGGAAGCTTGGGTCTTGTTTTAGAGCTTTATACACCTGGATTTGGAATTGCAGGTTCTATCGGTGCTTTGTCATTATTGTTGTTTTTCTACGGCCATATGATAGCGGGTCTCGCCGGTTGGGAAGCAATCATTTTATTTGGTGTCGGACTGATCTTACTGATTCTAGAATTGTTTCTGCCAGGTGGCATTATCGGTATACTGGGGGTGTTGGCCGTGTTAACAGGATTGATTATGGCAGGTGGATCTTTAACAGGAATTTTGGTCGCCATTGCGATCGCTATTGTTGTTACGATTATTGGATCATATTTCTTCTTACGTTCATTTGGATATAACGGTTCATTAAAGAAACTCGTTCTATTTGATTCAACAAGCTCTGAAAAGGGTTATCTATCTCATAAAGAGCGAGAAGATCTAACAGGCAGGATCGGCGTCACAGCGACAACACTACGGCCTTCTGGAAGTTTAAGACTTGATGATGAGTTCATAGATGTAGTGACAGAAGGATCGTATATCGAAAAAGGTACGCCTGTTAAGATTATTAAAGCTTCTGGTGGACGTGTTGTAGTAAGAGCAATAGAAAAAAATGAATAA
- the rpsU gene encoding 30S ribosomal protein S21 — protein sequence MAETRIRKNESIDDALRRFKRSVSKDGTLAEVKKRKHYEKPSVKRKKKAEAARKRKF from the coding sequence ATGGCAGAAACACGTATTCGCAAGAATGAATCCATTGATGATGCTCTTCGTCGTTTTAAAAGATCCGTTTCCAAAGATGGAACATTGGCTGAAGTTAAAAAGCGCAAGCATTATGAAAAGCCAAGCGTAAAGCGTAAGAAGAAGGCTGAGGCAGCAAGAAAGCGTAAGTTCTAA
- a CDS encoding GatB/YqeY domain-containing protein — protein sequence MSLLNDLNQDMKQAMKDKNKQKLSVIRMLKASLQNEAIKQGRELNEEEELTVLVREMKQRKDSLQEFEKAGRDDLVAGLQDEIAVLTPYLPKQLTEEELQEIVAQTISEIGAASKADMGKVMGALMPKVKGKADGGLVNRIVQQQLS from the coding sequence ATGAGTCTTCTTAATGATTTAAACCAAGATATGAAACAAGCGATGAAGGACAAGAACAAGCAGAAGCTTTCTGTAATTCGCATGCTTAAGGCATCACTTCAAAATGAAGCCATCAAGCAAGGACGTGAATTAAATGAGGAAGAAGAGCTTACCGTTCTTGTACGCGAAATGAAACAAAGAAAAGACTCCCTCCAAGAATTCGAAAAAGCTGGCCGCGATGATTTAGTCGCTGGACTTCAAGATGAAATTGCTGTGCTTACGCCATATTTACCAAAACAGCTCACTGAAGAAGAACTTCAAGAAATTGTTGCACAAACGATTTCTGAGATAGGTGCTGCTTCTAAAGCTGATATGGGTAAAGTTATGGGGGCTCTTATGCCTAAAGTTAAAGGGAAAGCCGATGGTGGACTCGTTAACCGTATTGTTCAGCAACAATTATCATAA